DNA from Halodesulfovibrio sp.:
TGCACGGTACTTGGCATTGTCTGCTTTTTTTGCATACATTGTACATCCTAACTACATATTGCAGGAGGAAACCATGCTTATTGGTATTGATGTCGGTGGGACACATACTGACGCTGTGGCAGTTGAAAGTGGGAACGTGGTTGCCTCCGGAAAAGTGCCGACAGAACACGACGATTTGTTATCGTCTGTATTGGGTGCATTAGAAATAGTGCTGGACGCGGTTTTACCGGAAGATGTTACGCGGCTAAACTTATCGACGACTCTTTCTACAAATGCCATCGTTGAAGGGCGCACTGACGAAGTCGGTGTTATTGTTTCTTCAGGGCCCGGTATAGATCCATATAATTTTCAGACAGGTAAGTACTACTTCCCTGTGTCAGGCTCGATTGACCATCGAGGGGAAGAGATAGCCCCTGTTGTTGCAGGTGAAGTTGCTGAAGCTTTTGATACTTGCGTTGCGGCGGGCATTTCTGCATATGCTGCGGTTGGTAAGTTTTCGACACGTAACCCGGCTCATGAGGAAAGCATTGCAAGTGCATTGGCAGAAAAAAGTGATGTGATCTCTCTAGGTCATCGCTTTTCCGGTCAGTTGGATTTTCCGCGTCGTATTGCAACTGCGTATTATAACTCGGCGGTCTGGCGAATGTACAATAACTTTGCGGATGCGGTTGAAGCAGGCGTTCGCGCTAAAGGCATAACAGCCCCTGTGAATATTTTAAAAGCAGACGGTGGCACTATGCCTCTCGAGCGCTCCCGCGAGTTGCCTGTTGAGTCTATTCTTTCAGGGCCTGCTGCCAGTGTGATGGGTGTACTGGCACAGCAACGTGTAGATGCCGACACTGACGCCCCGCATGATGATATTCTTATTTTAGATATCGGTGGCACAACTACAGATATTGCGTTGTTAGTCGCAGACACGCCGCTTGTAGAAAAGGATGGTATCGCCGTAGGGAGTTTTCCGACTCTTGTGCGTGCGTTAAAAACTCGTTCTATCGGTATCGGTGGCGATTCTGAGCTACGCTATTCCGCAGGAGCGTTGCGAGTTGGGCCTAAGCGCAGGGGAGCGTGCATTGCAGCTGGTGGTGAATCCCCCGCGTTGATGGATGCGCTTATCTATTGTGGTCATGCCGCGTTTGGTGATGTTGATGCCAGTCGTCAGGGGATAGAGACATTTGCTGCTGAGTGCGACATGGAGCCGCTGGAACTAGCCGAATCTGTAATCAACCTTGCAGTTGAAACAATATCACGCGCAGTGCATGACTTTATCGCAGAAGTGAACAGCACTCCTGTGTATACTATTCGGGAAATGCTGCATGGAAATAAACTAACACCCGCTCAGGTAAGCATTATGGGAGGACCTGCCGAGTCGTTCCAACAGTTACTGACAGACGCGCTTGCTTTGCCAGTACATACTGTTCCGCAGTTTGCTGTTGCTAATGCTATTGGTGCCGCGATGACAAGACCAACTTTCGAGTTGGAGCTTTTTGCTGATACGGAAGCGCAGACTCTTTTCATTCCTGTCATGGGCGAAAAACGCGCTGTTTCTGCACGGTATACGTTGACTGATGCTGTGCTGGATGCAAAAGAGGCTTTGATTGAATATTTCAGACAGCGAGGGCTGGCTGTTGATGTGGATGATATTCAAGTAACTGAAAAACAGTCATTCAATATGGTTGGAGACTATGGTACTGTCGGGAAGAATATCCGTGTGAAATGTCAGATAACCCCGGGAGTTGAAATATAGTATGCAAAAAATTTTGGCGTACTGTGTGTTGGTTGTGTTGCTTGTACTACAATCTTTTGCAGCACAGGCTGAAGAAGCCGCTGCGCCGGAAGTTTCTTTGAAAACTATGGTCGGGCAAATGGTCATGGCTGGTTTTCGGGGAGAAGGAGCGACGTCTGCGCATGTGCTACTGCGTGACATCAAACAGCATAAAATCGGTGGTGTGATTCTATTTGAAAAAGACGCCCTGAGACCACAAGCGGTGCGGAATATTGTGAGTAAAGAGCAAGTGCATGATCTAGTAACGATTTTGCAGGACTGCTCTGAAACTCCGTTACTCGTGGCTATAGATCAGGAGGGCGGAAAAGTGTGCCGCTTTAAACCGGTACACGGGTTTGCGGGAACTCCTTCTGCACAGAAATTAGGGAAAAATCCTGTAAGCGAAGCTTTTTCCGCAGGTGAACAGACAGGAGCTTTTTTACATCAAGTTGGAATTAACTTGAATTTTGCACCAGTGCTGGACGTTAATATTAATCCGGAATCTCCTGTCATCGGTGCAGTGGAGAGAAGCTTTAGTGATGATCCGGCAAAGGTTGCCATGTATGGGCATGCGTTTGCTCAGGGTATGGCTCGCCATGGTGTTATTGCGGGATATAAGCATTTTCCGGGGCATGGAAGTGCGTTGACTGATTCCCATAAAGGATTACCAGATGTAACGGAAACATGGTCAACACGAGAGTTAGTTCCGTTTATAGAATTATTAGATAAAGAACCTGCACATGTGATTATGGTAGGGCATCTTTATAACCGTAGCCTAGATACGGATTGCCCAACATCGCTTTCGTATGCAGTTGTTACCGAGCTTTTACGTACCCAGTTGAAGTATAATGGTGTGGTCGTTACGGATGATTTGCAGATGGATGCCATTATGAACGAATATTCAATCGAAGAAGCGGCAGTAAAGGCTGTGCAGGCGGGATGTGATATTTTGCTTGTCGGGAACAACATGGAATATGACCCAGATGTTGTTTGCAAAATCGTGACAGCTGTAACATGGGCAGTACATAACGGTGACGTAACTCTAGAGCGAATAGAAGAGTCGTATAACCGCATTAAGCAGCTAAAGCGTAATGCTGGCTTGCTGGTAGAGAACGTCGTAATGCACTAGAGCGCATTTTAATACAAGAAAAAGGGTGGAGCCAATAGTTTGGTTCCACCCTTTTTCTTTGCGGATACTATAAACACACTTTTGTGAGAGCAAATTTCTGTAGCCTGTTGGAGTGCACTCAAGGAATTCTTTTCCTCGCTTCACTCTGATTAGTTGAAGCTGGGGTCATATCATCCACAGCTTGGCTATATTCAATTGCTCTTTGGTGCAGTCATTCTGAATCATCAAGCGTCTTGCTCTAGCTGTGAAGAAAGTGCTCGATATTTTTTGTATAAGCGAAGACCCAGCGCAGAAGAAAGCACAAACAACGTTGCGCTGACACTTGTGCGGAGTACTGGTTCTACCGTTACGCCGCTTCCCAAAAGTGAGAATATAATGGTTTGCGGCATGTATCCCAAGGATGAACCGGCAACAAATGGCAGCGGGCGAATGTTGCTTACACCGGCGACTACGTTGGTTGCAAGGTTGCTGCCTACAGGCAGTAAACGCACGATAATTGCGGTCTGGAACGGTGCGTTTTCTAAAAAGCTATTAATGCCTTGCAGATGGTGAGGGAATCTTCGGTTGATAGTTTCTTGTCCCAGAAGGCGAGCTATCCAGAAGCAGCATACACAGCCGAGCGTTACGGCAACGATGGCAGCTAGAAAGCCCTGTACGGCGCCAAAGGCATATCCAGCACAAAAAGCAGACAACTGTCTTGGAATTCCCATTCCCGTGAGCATAGCGGCGAGTCCGACAAAAAGGAGCACCCCTTGGAGTCCTGTATTTCGGATATATGTGTCCACCCACTCAGGTTCAAGAACCTCAGCGATGCCGAGTTTGCGTAGTGTAAGAACAACGGCAACCAACAGTCCAATGACTGCAAGGTTGATAAAAACTTTTTTTTGATTTGAAGCCATAATTTTCCCTGCATTGACGAAGCCGAGCATCAAGCAGTTGGTCTATGAATATAGTTGAAGCGCATATGCAATTAGTGCGCTTGAACGCATGTTATACGTTACGATCTTTAATTGAGTAGCGGAAGTGTCGGCTCTGCATCCAGCGGATAGCTAACAGGTCGAGAAAGGTTGCTTTTGCTCGGTCGATGATTCCGTATTTTGATTCACCATGCTGACGGTGTCTGTGATTAACAGGAACTTCAGATACGGTTGCACCCTGCATTTTCATAAGCGTAGGAAGGAAACGGTGCATGCCTGTGAGCATTGGGATTCGCTGAACCATCTGGGTATCCATAACTTTAAGTGAACAGCCTGTATCTTTAACAGTTTCGCGGCTCAGCTTGTTACGGATGGAGTTGCCGATTTTGGATGCAACTTTTTTCTGCAAAGTGTCCTGACGCTTATGACGCCAGCCTATGACCATGGTGTAGCCACGTTCGTACTCGCGCAGAAGATTAGGAATGTCCGCAGGGTCATTCTGTAAATCTGCATCAATAGTGATAACAACATCGGTGTCAGCAGCATCAAAGCCAGCTTTAAATGCAGCGGACTGACCGCAGTTGTTTTCAAAAGCAAGATATTTTGCTTCTGGATGCTGTTCGCTTAAAGAACGGACAACTTGCAGGCTGTTGTCGGTGCTGCCGTCATCAACAAAAATTACTTGCCATTTTTTGTCGGTTGGAGCCAACGCTTTATGTATTTCATCGAAGAGTAACGGGAGATTATCTTCTTCGTTGAACACTGGTACAACTATAGATAAGGAATTAATATTTGTCATGCGCATGGTATAAGGTCATTGGTGCTGCTTGTAAATACGGAGAGAGTATATTTCGTGGGGCAGAGTGCTTTTTTGGAGTTTAATTGCGTAAAAATTAAAATTAATTGCAAAGTGCTGTTGACAGGCTCCGCGAATAGGCATAGAAGCTCTCTCACGATGACGCGGGGTGGAGCAGCTCGGTAGCTCGTCGGGCTCATAACCCGAAGGCCGCAGGTTCAAATCCTGTCCCCGCTACCAATAAAAATGATTCAGGGGTGTAGTTCCAACGGCTAGAACGCCGGTCTCCAAAACCGGATGTTGGGAGTTCGAATCTCTCCACCCCTGCCATTAACTTTTCGTTTAGTATTTTGCATTATATTGATACGAGAGTAAATGGTGATATAAAGAATACAGATTCAGAATAGTTATCTGAATCTTTTTTTTGTGACTTCGCAATGCAGCAATACTTGCAGTTGTTGTGAAGAACAGTTTATGATGACGCGGGGTGGAGCAGCTCGGTAGCTCGTCGGGCTCATAACCCGAAGGCCGCAGGTTCAAATCCTGTCCCCGCTACCACATAAAAGATGATTCAGGGGTGTAGTTCCAACGGCTAGAACGCCGGTCTCCAAAACCGGATGTTGGGAGTTCGAATCTCTCCACCCCTGCCACTATATTTTGTACATGTTAGACGGTGACTGTGTTTTTTTACATGCATACGGAATAGCTTGTACGGCTTATGATCTTCTTGTAGATCATCATTGATGATTACTTAGTTGCTGTAGACGAGACAGTAGCTATTTAGAAGATGCAAACTATGATGACGCGGGGTGGAGCAGCTCGGTAGCTCGTCGGGCTCATAACCCGAAGGCCGCAGGTTCAAATCCTGTCCCCGCTACCACATAGTCTCAGGCTTGGAGATGAACAAGTCTTTGTATGTGCTCTGAGTGTTCGGTTGGTTAAAAAAGATTTATTTTAATTTTTATTGACGGACTGTTAGGAAGGGCATACAAGTTTTTTCACGATGACGCGGGGTGGAGCAGCTCGGTAGCTCGTCGGGCTCATAACCCGAAGGCCGCAGGTTCAAATCCTGTCCCCGCTACCATGATTATATAAGGTTCAGAAGTAATTCTGAACCTTTTTTTTTGCTCAAATCACAACGGACAGAAATTGTTTGTTTGCTCAATGTGTTCAATTAACTGAATAAAATCTATATGTGTTGACAGCAGCTGTACATGCGGTTAACACATATATTAACAAGTTTGTAAAAAGCAGAGAGCATTATGTACAACGCACCTTCGACAACTAATTTTACCGTTACTGGCAACACGTTGCTAGTCTCCGTTGTCGTCGTCAATGTCGTCAGAAACGTCATGAGGAATGTCGTCGCGTTGTAACGGTTTTGCATACTTAGTAAGAATGACTCCGCTAGCGCTTCGGCCCGGCGGATTTTTTTATGATCCAGAATCTCCGCCGGTAATGAACACTTGGATCAGGGCAGGAAGAGCAATGCAAGAAATGACCGGCGCTGAATGTACGGTTCGTCTTTTAGAACGGCAGGGTATTACTACTGTTGCAGGTATTCCGGGTGGAACTAATCTGCCGTTGTATGATGCATTATCACGTAGTGAAAAAATTACGCATATTCTTGCTCGCCACGAGCAGGGAGCAGGCTTTATAGCGCAGGGAATGGCACGGACAACAGGCAAGCCTGCGGTGTGTCTGGCAACTTCCGGTCCCGGTGCTACCAATCTTTTAACCGCCATAGCTGATGCCAAGCTGGATTCTGTTCCGCTTGTATGCATTACAGGGCAGGTTCCAACTCCACTTATCGGTACGGATGCTTTTCAGGAAGTAGATACGTACGGTATGTCTATTCCTGTTACAAAACATAACTTTCTTGTACGCTCTGCCGGAGAGTTGCTTACGGTAATTCCCGAAGCATTCAGGATCGCAGCTTCTGGTAGACCGGGACCAGTTCTTATTGATATCCCGCGCGATGTGCAGATGGAAGAGATCGCATTTGATGCGTTTCCTGAGCCAGCCATTGCGGATGCCCCGCCTGTTGTTTCTGATGATGAAATTACCAAAGCAGCACAGATGATTAATAGCGCTGCCCGACCTGTTTTGTGGGTTGGTGGTGGTGTGGTTGCAGCAAAAGCGGACGCTATTTGTAAAAAAATTGCGGAAACTGCTTCCATGCCTGTGACAATGACACTGATGGGGCTTAGCGCTGTT
Protein-coding regions in this window:
- a CDS encoding VTT domain-containing protein; this translates as MASNQKKVFINLAVIGLLVAVVLTLRKLGIAEVLEPEWVDTYIRNTGLQGVLLFVGLAAMLTGMGIPRQLSAFCAGYAFGAVQGFLAAIVAVTLGCVCCFWIARLLGQETINRRFPHHLQGINSFLENAPFQTAIIVRLLPVGSNLATNVVAGVSNIRPLPFVAGSSLGYMPQTIIFSLLGSGVTVEPVLRTSVSATLFVLSSALGLRLYKKYRALSSQLEQDA
- a CDS encoding glycosyltransferase family 2 protein yields the protein MTNINSLSIVVPVFNEEDNLPLLFDEIHKALAPTDKKWQVIFVDDGSTDNSLQVVRSLSEQHPEAKYLAFENNCGQSAAFKAGFDAADTDVVITIDADLQNDPADIPNLLREYERGYTMVIGWRHKRQDTLQKKVASKIGNSIRNKLSRETVKDTGCSLKVMDTQMVQRIPMLTGMHRFLPTLMKMQGATVSEVPVNHRHRQHGESKYGIIDRAKATFLDLLAIRWMQSRHFRYSIKDRNV
- a CDS encoding hydantoinase/oxoprolinase family protein, whose product is MLIGIDVGGTHTDAVAVESGNVVASGKVPTEHDDLLSSVLGALEIVLDAVLPEDVTRLNLSTTLSTNAIVEGRTDEVGVIVSSGPGIDPYNFQTGKYYFPVSGSIDHRGEEIAPVVAGEVAEAFDTCVAAGISAYAAVGKFSTRNPAHEESIASALAEKSDVISLGHRFSGQLDFPRRIATAYYNSAVWRMYNNFADAVEAGVRAKGITAPVNILKADGGTMPLERSRELPVESILSGPAASVMGVLAQQRVDADTDAPHDDILILDIGGTTTDIALLVADTPLVEKDGIAVGSFPTLVRALKTRSIGIGGDSELRYSAGALRVGPKRRGACIAAGGESPALMDALIYCGHAAFGDVDASRQGIETFAAECDMEPLELAESVINLAVETISRAVHDFIAEVNSTPVYTIREMLHGNKLTPAQVSIMGGPAESFQQLLTDALALPVHTVPQFAVANAIGAAMTRPTFELELFADTEAQTLFIPVMGEKRAVSARYTLTDAVLDAKEALIEYFRQRGLAVDVDDIQVTEKQSFNMVGDYGTVGKNIRVKCQITPGVEI
- a CDS encoding glycoside hydrolase family 3 N-terminal domain-containing protein; translated protein: MQKILAYCVLVVLLVLQSFAAQAEEAAAPEVSLKTMVGQMVMAGFRGEGATSAHVLLRDIKQHKIGGVILFEKDALRPQAVRNIVSKEQVHDLVTILQDCSETPLLVAIDQEGGKVCRFKPVHGFAGTPSAQKLGKNPVSEAFSAGEQTGAFLHQVGINLNFAPVLDVNINPESPVIGAVERSFSDDPAKVAMYGHAFAQGMARHGVIAGYKHFPGHGSALTDSHKGLPDVTETWSTRELVPFIELLDKEPAHVIMVGHLYNRSLDTDCPTSLSYAVVTELLRTQLKYNGVVVTDDLQMDAIMNEYSIEEAAVKAVQAGCDILLVGNNMEYDPDVVCKIVTAVTWAVHNGDVTLERIEESYNRIKQLKRNAGLLVENVVMH